A window from Primulina eburnea isolate SZY01 chromosome 2, ASM2296580v1, whole genome shotgun sequence encodes these proteins:
- the LOC140822879 gene encoding long chain base biosynthesis protein 2a-like produces MITIPYVTALTTYFSYGLLFAFGQLRDFFRKIVDRLSQSSLQGYAPICLGLEDFYIRRLYLRIQDCFNRPISSPPDAWFDVVERVSRDNNKTLQRTTRSTRCLNLGSYNYLGFAAADEYCTPRVIESLKYFFPSTCSSRADGGTTRLHTELEDRVANFIGKPAAIVFGMGYVTNSAILPVLIGKGGLIISDSLNHNSIVNGARGSGATVRVFQHNTPSHLEKVLREQIADGQPRTHRPWKKIIVVVEGIYSMEGELCKLPEIVSICKKYKAYVYLDEAHSIGAVGKTGRGVCELLGVDTADVDIMMGTFTKSFGSCGGYIAGSKELIDYLKYTCPAHLYATSISPPAAQQIISSIKVILGEDGSSRGAQKLAKIRENSNFFRSELQKMGFEVLGDNDSPVMPIMLYNPAKIPAFSRECLKRNVAVVTVAFPATPLLLARARICISAAHSKEDLVKALEVISSVGDLVGIKYFPTEPTKQPLEGGRIKLE; encoded by the exons ATGATCACCATCCCCTACGTCACCGCTTTGACCACCTATTTCAGCTACGGCCTCCTTTTCGCTTTCGGCCAGTTGCGCGATTTTTTCCGGAAGATTGTGGATCGGTTGTCTCAAAGCAGCCTTCAG GGTTATGCGCCAATCTGTTTGGGGCTTGAGGATTTCTACATTCGGCGGCTGTATTTACGGATTcag GATTGCTTTAACAGACCAATATCAAGCCCTCCTGATGCTTGGTTTGATGTGGTGGAGCGTGTCTCCAGGGACAATAATAAAACTCTGCA GCGAACTACAAGATCTACTAGGTGCCTAAACTTGGGGTCATATAACTATCTGGGATTTGCTGCAGCAGATGAATACTGCACACCTCGGGTAATTGAGTCTCTGAAATATTTTTTCCCGAGCACCTGTAGTTCCCGGGCTGATGGAG GTACAACCAGATTGCATACTGAATTGGAGGACCGTGTAGCAAATTTCATAGGAAAGCCAGCTGCCATAGTTTTTGGCATGGGTTATGTGACTAATTCTGCCATTCTTCCTGTACTAATTGGGAAG GGAGGTTTGATTATCAGCGATTCATTGAACCATAACTCTATAGTTAATGGCGCACGGGGATCTGGGGCAACTGTTCGAGTCTTTCAGCATAACA CTCCATCTCATCTGGAGAAGGTTTTGAGGGAACAAATTGCAGATGGACAGCCCAGAACACACAGACCTTGGAAGAAGATAATTGTTGTGGTGGAGGGAATCTACAGCATGGAAGGGGAACTGTGCAAGCTCCCCGAAATTGTGTCCATATGTAAGAAGTACAAG GCATATGTTTATCTGGATGAGGCTCACAGCATTGGTGCTGTTGGAAAAACCGGGAGGGGTGTCTGTGAACTATTGGGAGTTGACACGGCAGACGTGGACATTATGATGGGAACTTTCACAAAATCATTTGGGTCATGTGGTGGTTATATAGCGGGATCTAAG GAACTTATCGATTACTTGAAATACACATGCCCTGCTCATCTTTATGCAACATCAATATCACCACCAGCTGCACAGCAAATTATTTCTTCCATTAAAGTTATTCTTGGAGAAGATGGTTCAAGCAGAG GGGCTCAGAAACTGGCAAAAATACGTGAGAACAGCAACTTTTTCAGGTCAGAGTTGCAGAAAATGGGTTTTGAAGTTCTTGGAGATAATGATTCCCCCGTAATGCCCATAATGCTCTATAACCCAGCAAAAATTCCTGCTTTTTCACGAGAGTGCCTCAAACGGAAT GTGGCTGTGGTCACGGTTGCTTTTCCTGCTACTCCTTTATTGTTGGCCCGTGCACGCATTTGCATCTCTGCTGCTCATTCAAAGGAAGACCTTGTTAAAGCTTTAGAG GTTATCAGCAGTGTAGGTGACCTTGTTGGCATAAAATACTTTCCTACCGAGCCTACGAAACAGCCATTGGAAGGTGGCAGGATTAAGCTGGAGTGA